One genomic region from Microcystis panniformis FACHB-1757 encodes:
- a CDS encoding restriction endonuclease subunit S: MSQENDRQLPDGWQWVKLGDVADLKNGINFTSNQKGSGILTVDVLNMYPNGIYLEVNDLYRVDIKSNNEYMLQTNDILFVRSSVKEEGVAWTTLFSGHTEPVTFCGFIIRARFLNPEISPEYFVYYCRSEAIRNFLVNKSTRGTITNINQESLKTLKIPLPPLSEQKRIAAILNEQMEAVEKARKATEAQLEAAKALPAAYLRAVFESEEANSWERRKLGDIARLISGGTPSRNNSSSFKGTIAWVKTLDLNCEVVKETEEYISETAFDEIRGEMLPVGSVMIAMYGGGGTIGKSGILGLPAVTNQAICSILPNYNVFIPEFLHAWVLNFRPKWMDYSSGNRRDPNIKKGVISNIECPFPTVEKQKQIASTLTEQMQEVERLKQNLKEQLDTINKLPAVLLRRAFKGEL, translated from the coding sequence ATGAGTCAGGAAAATGATCGGCAGTTGCCCGATGGTTGGCAGTGGGTAAAGTTGGGGGATGTTGCTGATTTGAAAAACGGCATTAATTTTACTAGCAATCAGAAAGGCTCTGGAATATTGACTGTTGATGTTTTGAATATGTACCCTAACGGTATTTATCTCGAAGTCAATGATCTATATAGAGTTGACATTAAATCTAATAACGAATATATGTTACAAACAAATGACATTTTATTTGTTAGATCATCAGTTAAAGAAGAAGGAGTAGCATGGACAACTCTTTTTTCTGGACATACTGAGCCTGTAACTTTCTGTGGATTTATTATCCGTGCTAGATTTCTAAATCCAGAAATATCACCTGAGTATTTTGTTTATTATTGCCGTTCAGAAGCTATTCGTAATTTTTTAGTAAATAAATCTACAAGAGGAACGATTACTAACATTAATCAAGAGAGTTTAAAAACATTAAAAATCCCTCTCCCACCCCTAAGCGAACAAAAGCGAATAGCCGCCATTCTTAATGAACAGATGGAAGCGGTAGAAAAGGCACGAAAAGCAACAGAAGCACAGTTAGAAGCTGCCAAGGCTTTACCTGCTGCCTATCTTCGGGCTGTTTTTGAAAGTGAGGAGGCTAATTCTTGGGAGAGGAGAAAGTTAGGGGATATTGCTCGTCTTATTAGTGGTGGTACACCCTCACGAAACAATTCCTCAAGCTTCAAAGGCACTATAGCTTGGGTTAAAACTTTAGATCTTAATTGTGAGGTTGTTAAAGAAACAGAAGAATATATTTCTGAAACTGCTTTTGATGAAATTCGAGGGGAAATGCTGCCAGTTGGCTCTGTGATGATTGCCATGTATGGTGGTGGTGGAACTATTGGAAAATCTGGAATCTTAGGCTTACCTGCTGTTACTAATCAAGCAATTTGTTCGATTTTGCCAAACTATAATGTTTTTATTCCTGAGTTCCTACACGCATGGGTATTAAATTTTAGACCTAAATGGATGGACTATAGTAGCGGCAACCGAAGAGATCCCAACATTAAAAAAGGAGTTATTTCAAATATTGAATGCCCTTTTCCAACAGTTGAAAAACAAAAACAAATCGCCTCAACTCTAACCGAACAAATGCAAGAAGTGGAACGACTGAAACAGAACTTAAAAGAGCAACTCGACACCATTAATAAACTCCCCGCCGTCTTATTGCGCCGCGCCTTTAAGGGAGAATTATAG
- a CDS encoding DEAD/DEAH box helicase family protein gives MAVSSDSQPLAVALIEAKKEDAPPTEGLEQVKRYAKGLNVPFVYSCNGHLFVEYDRTTDITSPPQPLSQFPTPAELRGRYEQYLGFSLAEEVARPLLTPYKGGEGGRRYYQDAAIRAALEKIARCQQTGSPARVLLTLATGAGKTFIACNLLRKIADAGQLRRALFVCDRDELRTQGAAALQIAFGSDAAEVEKNQPHKNARVLIATYQTLNVDKEEDMGNFLTTHYPENYFSHIIIDECHRSAWGKWSQVLTRNSEAVQVGLTATPRELEFTEDSPESEADRQITADNMAYFGEPVYEYDIGQGIEDGYLAACEIVRSAINLDDTGITVEEVISRNPLDANTGQPIPEAEIREMYEKTSYERLILLPDRVMAMAGDLFNHLLTTGEVEQKTIIFCVNDRHADAVAIEMNNLYARWCAAKGEKPKDYYAFKCTAKSSGNDYLPDLKGSSRSHFVATTVDLLTTGVDVPNVRNIVFFKYVNSPISFYQMVGRGTRLDLPTNKLMFRVYDYTNATRLFGEKFLDKLATKKGTAAEPKERQQRQVISVEGFEVNITPVGRYILTTVGGETKPITVEEYRERLAESLVNQVTNLTLFRSIWVQPEERGRLLQILPDGGRSASIIRTLDELEACDLFDVLGELGYGLHRLTRLERAEAFSYKQEDWLREMPEETAATVRAIASQFANGDGRIRK, from the coding sequence GTGGCCGTCAGTAGCGACAGCCAACCCTTAGCCGTCGCCCTAATAGAAGCAAAAAAGGAAGATGCGCCCCCCACTGAAGGCTTAGAACAGGTTAAACGCTATGCCAAAGGGTTAAATGTACCGTTTGTGTACTCCTGTAACGGTCATCTTTTTGTCGAATATGATCGCACGACGGATATAACTTCACCCCCTCAACCCCTCAGCCAATTTCCCACCCCGGCCGAACTGAGGGGGAGATACGAGCAGTATCTAGGCTTCAGCCTAGCAGAGGAGGTCGCCCGTCCCCTGCTGACTCCTTATAAGGGGGGAGAAGGAGGACGGCGTTACTACCAAGATGCTGCCATCCGCGCCGCTTTGGAAAAAATTGCCCGCTGCCAGCAAACAGGCTCCCCGGCGCGAGTCCTTCTAACCCTGGCAACGGGCGCGGGTAAGACTTTTATTGCCTGTAACCTACTGCGAAAAATAGCAGATGCCGGACAGTTGCGGCGGGCGTTATTTGTCTGCGATCGCGATGAGTTGAGAACCCAGGGGGCGGCGGCTTTGCAAATTGCCTTCGGTTCCGATGCGGCGGAAGTAGAAAAGAACCAACCCCACAAGAATGCCCGTGTTTTAATTGCCACCTATCAAACCCTGAATGTGGACAAGGAAGAGGACATGGGGAATTTTTTAACCACCCATTACCCAGAAAATTACTTCAGCCATATCATCATCGATGAGTGTCACCGTTCCGCATGGGGTAAGTGGTCGCAAGTTCTCACCCGCAACAGTGAGGCGGTACAGGTGGGATTGACGGCAACTCCCCGGGAATTGGAGTTTACAGAAGACTCGCCCGAATCAGAAGCCGATAGACAAATCACCGCCGATAATATGGCCTATTTTGGCGAACCCGTCTATGAATACGACATCGGACAAGGGATAGAGGATGGCTATCTTGCCGCCTGCGAAATTGTTAGGAGTGCCATCAACCTCGATGACACGGGCATTACAGTGGAGGAGGTCATCAGCAGAAATCCCCTTGATGCCAACACGGGACAGCCCATCCCAGAGGCAGAAATTAGGGAAATGTACGAGAAAACCAGTTATGAGCGGTTAATTTTGCTCCCTGACCGTGTGATGGCGATGGCGGGGGATTTATTCAATCATTTGTTAACAACGGGGGAAGTGGAACAGAAAACGATTATCTTCTGTGTTAATGACCGCCATGCTGATGCTGTAGCCATTGAGATGAATAATCTCTATGCTCGTTGGTGTGCCGCTAAGGGGGAAAAGCCGAAGGATTATTATGCCTTCAAGTGTACGGCCAAATCTTCGGGTAATGACTATTTGCCGGATTTAAAGGGCAGTTCCCGTTCCCATTTTGTCGCGACGACGGTAGATCTTTTAACCACCGGTGTTGATGTCCCCAATGTGAGAAATATTGTCTTTTTTAAATATGTCAATTCTCCCATTAGTTTTTATCAAATGGTAGGGCGGGGGACGCGGTTGGATCTACCCACTAATAAGTTAATGTTTCGGGTGTATGACTACACTAATGCTACCCGTTTATTTGGGGAGAAGTTTCTCGATAAGTTAGCCACCAAAAAGGGGACGGCGGCGGAACCAAAGGAAAGGCAGCAACGCCAGGTTATCTCCGTTGAGGGGTTCGAGGTAAATATTACTCCGGTGGGGCGCTATATTCTGACGACGGTAGGCGGAGAAACGAAGCCGATAACGGTAGAAGAGTATCGAGAGAGGCTGGCGGAATCCTTGGTTAATCAGGTGACTAATTTGACCTTATTTCGTTCAATTTGGGTTCAGCCGGAGGAGCGGGGGAGGTTATTACAAATACTGCCCGATGGGGGGCGATCGGCAAGTATAATTAGGACACTAGATGAGTTGGAAGCTTGCGATTTATTTGATGTTTTGGGAGAGTTGGGTTATGGTTTGCACCGTCTGACTCGTCTGGAAAGAGCGGAAGCTTTTAGTTATAAACAGGAGGATTGGTTACGCGAAATGCCAGAAGAAACGGCGGCAACAGTTAGGGCGATCGCTTCTCAGTTTGCTAACGGGGACGGAAGGATTAGAAAATAA